One part of the Arabidopsis thaliana chromosome 1 sequence genome encodes these proteins:
- a CDS encoding RING/FYVE/PHD zinc finger superfamily protein (RING/FYVE/PHD zinc finger superfamily protein; FUNCTIONS IN: DNA binding, zinc ion binding; INVOLVED IN: regulation of transcription, DNA-dependent; LOCATED IN: cellular_component unknown; EXPRESSED IN: 18 plant structures; EXPRESSED DURING: 8 growth stages; CONTAINS InterPro DOMAIN/s: Zinc finger, PHD-type (InterPro:IPR001965), Zinc finger, FYVE/PHD-type (InterPro:IPR011011), Zinc finger, PHD-finger (InterPro:IPR019787); BEST Arabidopsis thaliana protein match is: RING/FYVE/PHD zinc finger superfamily protein (TAIR:AT3G02890.1); Has 457 Blast hits to 390 proteins in 97 species: Archae - 0; Bacteria - 8; Metazoa - 145; Fungi - 60; Plants - 182; Viruses - 0; Other Eukaryotes - 62 (source: NCBI BLink).), translating into MSLHVKGPVCQTCGDIGFEEALVFCDSCMFESIHRYCLGITPIPFTEYITWICEDCDNSESDSDCNEVDQTVKKKKKSRNQPLVVLAEDNVLQEPLEGSKREESSCSRKPHELTCLDGNGESVLEAADSSSVPDHSSCTSKRKEVDQTANLGHILERSEKKKKKKKKKKSINHSPPVLAVEDHELQGTTNVVEPVEVSSSSPTKETMESKRQESSDSRKPHELTCLVGDSETANSSSVPEHNSCAVKKRKLSSGNKQIQLADGSSSCRVAESNMPLTLTSRNYRAQPIKIPIWRGLMSVKGGNSCTMDGIVAHVSSLACPKVHETASSLKGRLSAEILPRLEVWPKTFLKNGGPKDESVALFFFPSSERCT; encoded by the exons ATGTCTTTACATGTCAAG ggACCTGTTTGTCAAACTTGTGGCGACATAGGTTTTGAAGAAGCACTTGTCTTTTGTGACTCTTGTATGTTTGAGTCTATTCACCG cTATTGCTTAGGGATAACACCGATTCCTTTTACGGAATACATAACTTGGATTTGTGAGGATTGTGATAACAGTGAGAGTGATTCTGATTGCAATGAAGTTGATCAGActgttaagaagaagaagaagagtagaaATCAACCCCTTGTGGTTTTAGCTGAGGACAATGTGCTCCAGGAACCTTTGGAGGGGtctaagagagaagaaagctcATGTAGCAGAAAACCTCATGAATTGACTTGTTTAGATGGAAATGGAGAATCTGTTTTGGAGGCTGCAGATTCATCTAGTGTGCCAGATCATAGTTCTTGTACTAGCAAAAGGAAAGAAGTTGATCAGACTGCTAATCTTGGACATATCTTGGAGAGgagtgagaaaaagaagaagaagaagaagaagaaaaagagcatCAATCATTCGCCACCGGTTTTAGCTGTTGAGGACCATGAGCTTCAGGGTACTACCaatgttgttgaacctgtggaggtgtcttcttcttcaccaactAAAGAAACGATGGAGTCTAAGAGACAAGAAAGCTCAGATAGTAGAAAACCTCATGAATTGACTTGTTTAGTTGGAGATTCGGAGACCGCTAATTCATCTAGTGTGCCAGAGCATAATTCTTGTGCtgtcaaaaagagaaaattaagtTCTGGAAACAAACAGATTCAGTTAGCTGATGGGAGTAGTTCTTGCAGAGTGGCTGAATCAAATATGCCTCTAACGTTGACATCTAGGAACTATAGAGCACAACCTATCAAAATACCGATATGGag GGGATTGATGTCTGTTAAAGGAGGAAACAGCTGTACCATGGATGGGATTGTTGCTCATGTATCAAGCTTAGCCTGCCCTAAAGTCCATGAAACGGCTAGTTCATTAAAGGGTCGGCTCTCTGCTGAAATACTTCCTAGGTTGGAAGTATGGCCAAAGACCTTTTTGAAGAATGGAGGACCTAAGGATGAAAGCGTTgccctttttttcttcccttcCAGTGAAAGGTGTACATGA
- a CDS encoding RING/FYVE/PHD zinc finger superfamily protein (RING/FYVE/PHD zinc finger superfamily protein; FUNCTIONS IN: DNA binding, zinc ion binding; INVOLVED IN: regulation of transcription, DNA-dependent; LOCATED IN: cellular_component unknown; EXPRESSED IN: 18 plant structures; EXPRESSED DURING: 8 growth stages; CONTAINS InterPro DOMAIN/s: Zinc finger, PHD-type (InterPro:IPR001965), Zinc finger, FYVE/PHD-type (InterPro:IPR011011), Zinc finger, PHD-finger (InterPro:IPR019787); BEST Arabidopsis thaliana protein match is: RING/FYVE/PHD zinc finger superfamily protein (TAIR:AT5G16680.1); Has 30201 Blast hits to 17322 proteins in 780 species: Archae - 12; Bacteria - 1396; Metazoa - 17338; Fungi - 3422; Plants - 5037; Viruses - 0; Other Eukaryotes - 2996 (source: NCBI BLink).), with translation MSLHVKGPVCQTCGDIGFEEALVFCDSCMFESIHRYCLGITPIPFTEYITWICEDCDNSESDSDCNEVDQTVKKKKKSRNQPLVVLAEDNVLQEPLEGSKREESSCSRKPHELTCLDGNGESVLEAADSSSVPDHSSCTSKRKEVDQTANLGHILERSEKKKKKKKKKKSINHSPPVLAVEDHELQGTTNVVEPVEVSSSSPTKETMESKRQESSDSRKPHELTCLVGDSETANSSSVPEHNSCAVKKRKLSSGNKQIQLADGSSSCRVAESNMPLTLTSRNYRAQPIKIPIWRGLMSVKGGNSCTMDGIVAHVSSLACPKVHETASSLKGRLSAEILPRLEVWPKTFLKNGGPKDESVALFFFPSSESNDEKVFDSLVDKMKKNDSAMRCVLNDAELLLFTSYMLPKDSWTFNSKYYLWGVFKPRQTSRY, from the exons ATGTCTTTACATGTCAAG ggACCTGTTTGTCAAACTTGTGGCGACATAGGTTTTGAAGAAGCACTTGTCTTTTGTGACTCTTGTATGTTTGAGTCTATTCACCG cTATTGCTTAGGGATAACACCGATTCCTTTTACGGAATACATAACTTGGATTTGTGAGGATTGTGATAACAGTGAGAGTGATTCTGATTGCAATGAAGTTGATCAGActgttaagaagaagaagaagagtagaaATCAACCCCTTGTGGTTTTAGCTGAGGACAATGTGCTCCAGGAACCTTTGGAGGGGtctaagagagaagaaagctcATGTAGCAGAAAACCTCATGAATTGACTTGTTTAGATGGAAATGGAGAATCTGTTTTGGAGGCTGCAGATTCATCTAGTGTGCCAGATCATAGTTCTTGTACTAGCAAAAGGAAAGAAGTTGATCAGACTGCTAATCTTGGACATATCTTGGAGAGgagtgagaaaaagaagaagaagaagaagaagaaaaagagcatCAATCATTCGCCACCGGTTTTAGCTGTTGAGGACCATGAGCTTCAGGGTACTACCaatgttgttgaacctgtggaggtgtcttcttcttcaccaactAAAGAAACGATGGAGTCTAAGAGACAAGAAAGCTCAGATAGTAGAAAACCTCATGAATTGACTTGTTTAGTTGGAGATTCGGAGACCGCTAATTCATCTAGTGTGCCAGAGCATAATTCTTGTGCtgtcaaaaagagaaaattaagtTCTGGAAACAAACAGATTCAGTTAGCTGATGGGAGTAGTTCTTGCAGAGTGGCTGAATCAAATATGCCTCTAACGTTGACATCTAGGAACTATAGAGCACAACCTATCAAAATACCGATATGGag GGGATTGATGTCTGTTAAAGGAGGAAACAGCTGTACCATGGATGGGATTGTTGCTCATGTATCAAGCTTAGCCTGCCCTAAAGTCCATGAAACGGCTAGTTCATTAAAGGGTCGGCTCTCTGCTGAAATACTTCCTAGGTTGGAAGTATGGCCAAAGACCTTTTTGAAGAATGGAGGACCTAAGGATGAAAGCGTTgccctttttttcttcccttcCAGTGAAAG TAATGATGAAAAGGTTTTTGATTCCCTTGTTgataaaatgaagaagaatgattCTGCGATGAGATGTGTGCTTAATGATGCAGAACTTCTACTCTTCACATCTTATATGTTACCAAAGGATTCTTGGA CTTTTAACTCAAAGTACTACCTGTGGGGCGTCTTCAAGCCTAGACAGACTTCTCGATATTAG
- the scpl44 gene encoding serine carboxypeptidase-like 44 (serine carboxypeptidase-like 44 (scpl44); FUNCTIONS IN: serine-type carboxypeptidase activity; INVOLVED IN: proteolysis; LOCATED IN: endomembrane system; EXPRESSED IN: 10 plant structures; EXPRESSED DURING: 4 anthesis, F mature embryo stage, petal differentiation and expansion stage, E expanded cotyledon stage; CONTAINS InterPro DOMAIN/s: Peptidase S10, serine carboxypeptidase (InterPro:IPR001563), Peptidase S10, serine carboxypeptidase, active site (InterPro:IPR018202); BEST Arabidopsis thaliana protein match is: serine carboxypeptidase-like 42 (TAIR:AT5G42240.1); Has 3772 Blast hits to 3711 proteins in 431 species: Archae - 0; Bacteria - 430; Metazoa - 636; Fungi - 862; Plants - 1455; Viruses - 0; Other Eukaryotes - 389 (source: NCBI BLink).): protein MVGGKWRFLEVAVVVMVLQWSCDYNGNLAEGFPVQDLVTKLPGQPEVAFRQFAGYVDIDVKAGRSLFYYFVEAEKQPHSKPLTLWLNGGPGCSSIGGGAFTELGPFYPTGDARGLRRNPKSWNKASNLLFVDSPAGVGWSYSNTTSDYTTGDESTAKDMLVFMLRWLEKFPQFKTRNLFLAGESYAGHYVPQLADVILEYNAQRSNRFKFNLKGIAIGNPLLKLDRDVPAIYEFFWSHGMISDELGLTIMNQCDFEDYTFTDSHNISKLCEAAVNQAGTIITQYVNYYDILLDVCYPSLFEQELRLKKMGTRMSFGVDVCMSFEEQLYLNLPEVQKALHANRTKLPYEWSMCSSLLNYKYTDGNANMLPILKRIVKSKVPVWVFSGDEDSVIPLLGSRTLVKELADDLNFNTTVPYGAWFDKGQVGGWVVEYGNLLTFATVRGAAHMVPYSQPSRALHLFTSFVLGRKLPHKSPPALHD, encoded by the exons atggtGGGAGGTAAGTGGCGGTTCCTAGAAGTAGCAGTCGTAGTAATGGTGTTGCAGTGGTCGTGCGATTATAATGGTAATTTAGCTGAAGGATTTCCAGTACAAGATCTTGTGACAAAGCTGCCTGGACAACCTGAAGTGGCATTCAGACAATTTGCGGGCTATGTCGATATCGATGTCAAAGCTGGTCGGAGTCTCTTTTATTACTTCGTCGAAGCTGAGAAGCAACCCCACTCTAAACCGTTAACTCTTTGGCTCAATGgag GACCAGGCTGTTCTTCCATAGGAGGAGGAGCTTTCACAGAGTTGGGCCCATTTTACCCCACCGGAGATGCTCGTGGCCTCCGCAGAAATCCCAAATCTTGGAACAAAG CCTCAAATCTATTGTTTGTGGATTCACCTGCTGGAGTAGGATGGTCTTATTCTAACACAACTTCTGATTACACCACTGGCGATGAATCCACCG CCAAGGATATGTTGGTGTTCATGTTAAGATGGTTAGAAAAATTTCCACAATTCAAGACTCGAAACCTATTTCTCGCGGGCGAAAGCTACGCAGGACACTATGTACCTCAACTAGCCGATGTGATACTCGAATACAACGCACAACGGTCAAATAGATTCAAGTTCAATCTCAAAGGGATTGCA ATTGGAAATCCGCTTTTGAAGCTTGACCGCGATGTTCCAGCGATATATGAGTTCTTCTGGTCACACGGGATGATCTCTGATGAACTTGGCCTCACTATCATGAACCAATGCGACTTTGAAGATTACACATTCACAGATTCACACAACATAAGCAAACTTTGCGAAGCTGCAGTGAATCAAGCTGGAACCATCATCACTCAATATGTTAATTACTACGACATTCTCCTCGATGTATGCTACCCGTCTCTCTTCGAGCAAGAGCTTAGGCTCAAGaaaatg GGTACAAGGATGAGTTTTGGGGTGGACGTGTGCAtgagctttgaagagcaatTGTATTTAAATCTTCCTGAGGTTCAAAAGGCTCTCCATGCTAACCGAACTAAACTACCGTATGAATGGTCTATGTGCAGCAG CCTCTTGAACTACAAATACACTGACGGGAACGCCAACATGCTTCCAATTCTTAAAAGAATCGTGAAGAGCAAAGTCCCTGTTTGGGTCTTCAG TGGAGATGAAGATTCTGTAATTCCACTTCTTGGTTCAAGAACTTTGGTAAAAGAACTTGCAGATGATCTCAACTTCAATACCACAGTTCCTTATGGAGCTTGGTTCGACAAAGGACAG GTTGGCGGATGGGTAGTAGAGTATGGGAATCTACTGACATTCGCAACGGTGAGAGGAGCGGCTCATATGGTGCCGTACTCGCAGCCTTCACGAGCTTTACATTTGTTCACCAGCTTTGTGCTTGGCCGGAAATTGCCACACAAGTCGCCTCCTGCTCTTCATGATTGA
- the TED6 gene encoding tracheary element differentiation-related 6 (tracheary element differentiation-related 6 (TED6); BEST Arabidopsis thaliana protein match is: tracheary element differentiation-related 7 (TAIR:AT5G48920.1); Has 61 Blast hits to 46 proteins in 10 species: Archae - 0; Bacteria - 0; Metazoa - 0; Fungi - 0; Plants - 61; Viruses - 0; Other Eukaryotes - 0 (source: NCBI BLink).), giving the protein MASTDSVYRPTPTPDHDTTVVVVVFVSLGCVMFLAFLAFVIWFLIKKRSRKHRERSEAVRVDEHFKMKEAIVEGPNGQKSVVLSVEDDVKIEDAIKREEKDLKKDGGVGSSVVSRS; this is encoded by the coding sequence ATGGCCTCCACGGATTCAGTTTACCGTCCCACACCAACTCCAGACCATGACACTACTGTTGTAGtagttgtgtttgtttctttgggtTGTGTCATGTTCTTGGCGTTTCTAGCGTTTGTTATCTGGTTCTTGATCAAGAAGAGATCCAGGAAGCACCGTGAGAGATCTGAAGCGGTTCGCGTGGATGAACACTTTAAGATGAAGGAAGCTATAGTCGAAGGACCTAATGGACAAAAGTCTGTGGTGTTATCAGTTGAGGATGATGTTAAGATCGAAGACGCGatcaagagagaagagaaagatctGAAGAAAGATGGTGGAGTTGGATCATCAGTCGTTTCCCGTTCGTGA